The Callospermophilus lateralis isolate mCalLat2 chromosome 4, mCalLat2.hap1, whole genome shotgun sequence genomic interval GAGAGTAATTGTTAAGGCTGAATCTAATTAGGTTCCTTTAAGCTTAATAGACGTGTTTATTGATGTCTTGCCCAAGATTTGGGAAGTTTTCAGCTAACATTTTATTAAACaggtttaatatttctttttctcctctcttCTTTCTGGACTCTCTATAATGTGAATGTTTTTATTCTTCGAGGGATCCCATGATACACTTGAGATATTATTTGTCAGAcctgacaaataaaggcacatCTCTCCATAATGGAGAGAGGCAATATAGACTTGGTGTTGGAGACTTTTATGGGGGTGGCTAAGGAATTAGAACAGGGCGGGTCCTAATGTGGGTGTTTAAGGgtggggttggtatgagggagtggtgagcctttctcagaaagtcCCTTGGGAGGGAAAGCAAAATTTTTCTTAACATGGcgactgtcacttaagatggccatccagatgctaagtaAGCACCTTAcattcccccccccttttttgttTCTTATTGGGGTCTTTAAGGGACAGGGGCATAGATCAATTTTCTGCAGCTTCTTCCTGCTGGGAAGGGGCAGTGTCCGGACCCTTGTTAGGAGAGTGGTGTGTCACTGAGGCAGTGGTGATGGTCAGGAGGTGCTGGGTGATGCTGACTTGGGACAGCTCAATTTTGGTGAGGGATTGGAAGTCCTGTAACAGAAGCTGATTCACGGTTCggttagagatcctttgaatcttgTCTTGAATAAATATAATGGTGCAGGGGGCAAGCATAAGCAAAAGGCCTATGACAAGGAGAGAGGTCAGGAAAGGAAGTGCCCACTGGAGAAGAGGGTTACTTATCTGCCATCCTCAGTTCCAATGGCAGTGGGAAGCTTTGGGACCTGAAGGAGATTGGAGATAAAGGAGACATTAGTAATTGAAGTCCCCTTGGTGGTAAGGAATCCAGGTTCCTTCCAAATAACAGAGTGGGAGAGAAGTATGCGGAAAGCATATTTAGAGTCACTGTAGACCTTGAGGAAGGCTCCCTTTGCCAAAGTGAAGGCTCTGATGAGGGCAACAAGTTCAGCCTGCCGATTAGATGTATTATTGGGGAGGGGAGCCACTTCCACAACTGAGGTTAGAGAGACTACTAGCATACCCTGCTGATGAACTCCCTCCTGAAGGAAGGAGCAGCCATCTGTGAACCCTGTGTATGTTGCCTGGAGCAAGGGGCTTTCCTATACATAGGAGGGATGTGGAAGAAACTCCTCCAGAGTTTCAATGCATGAATGGGTAAGAGGAGAAGAGACAGAAGAGTTGTGAGGAGCAGAGAGGGGGAGTAGCAGGGTTTAAAGGTGAGCACGCGTAGAAAGTAAGACTGGGATCTTCCACCAGGGAAACCTGTAGAGATAAAAGGCAGCAGGGGGGTAAGGAATGTAAGCCCTTATAGATGAGGAGTTCCTTTAGGTTCTGGGGAGCCAGGATGGTGAGTGGGGCACCAAAGGTGAATTTCTTTGACTCCTTAATGAGAGGTTGCAGCCAACGTTGTTAGACCAGGGGAAAGTTAAATTGacacttttttcccccttaggtcTCCTATCAAGTCTACTCAGTCTGTCTTTTGTCAATGTTAGCTTCAGTGTGGCCTCAGCCAGAGAGATTGCTGCCTAGGGCTTTACTATATAGGAGAGTTCCGGGTCCCTTGCTTGTCTAGAAGTAGGGTCTGTGGAGGAATCCAGAGCTTTAATGGCAAGTAGAAGCTGGGCAAGTAAACAAGATGAGCAAAGAGAAGGGTTAGAGTAGAGAAAGAAGAAAGCCTGCACAAAAGTCATGAAGATTAGAAGGTTGAACTGGTCTATGGGCCTTTAGATCAGGAGCCAAGTGGAGTGAGGCTTAGTGGGTGAGGAGGCAGCCAAGAGTTGAGTCAGATGGGATCTGGGCGTTCCCTATGGTGAGTTGGAGTCTGGGACTGAGAAGGGAGTCGCCCACTACTTCCCTAGTCCTGGGCTTTGCCCCTAGAGAGTCTTGATTGCCTGGCCAGGGCTTTCATGACCTCTGCTGAGGACCTGAGAACCAAGATCCAAGAGTGAACTCGCCAAGGGGAAGGGATTGGGAGTTCCCCATGGCAAGCTGGAGTGAACTCATCAAGGGGAAGGGATGGGTGAGAACCTTGGTGCGGGGCCAAGATCTAAGTTCTAGAGAGGAGACTTGTACCCAAATGAGTCCAGAGTGTGGATGAAGAAGAAGAGCACTAGGTAAATGGAAGAAGGTGTGTGGTAATTGTCCTCCGGCCCTCAGGCCAGGATCCCAAAGCAGCTCAAATCCTTGGAGGGGAGAACAAGGCTAATGGGAGAACGTGATCAAAGCTGCTCTGCAAAAAGTTTtgagatgggggctggggatgtggctcaagcagtagcacgtttGCCTGGcaagcatgcggcccaggttcgatcctcagcactacatacaaacaaagatgttgtgtccgccaagaactgaaaaataaatattaaaaagaaattctttctctctctttaaaaaaaaaaagttttgagatGGATGTGAATGAGCTCATGGTGTGAGGCTATAAAAGGACTTGAAACGTCTCAGACAGTAGGGTCCATCTCTGAAGGGGGTAATGGGAAGGCACTGGCTCATGGAATAGGGGAAGGTTCAGGGGAGTGGTAGGCGAGTCCGGATGGAAGCATATATGAGGGGAGAAGGAAAACATGGCTCCCAACTTAATCTTTACTTATAGAGCACTGCTCAGATATGGGCCTGCTCGACTTTCACTTGGGAGTGTACATGACACTAACTGCTCAGCTTTGAAGGATTATGGGGACTAATCTCTATTATCTAAAGGTTCATAATCTAGGTCTTCAGCCTTCTGTGAAATGAAAGGCCAGAATCCAGTAAGTGTCTTACTGGAGAAACTCAATGTGCTTGAGACAAGCCACTTTACTGTGTCTTGTGTCCAAAATATAACATGGATTTAGGAAAATACGCCTTTCAGAAATTTCAGACAAGCTCACCAGTTTGTATCCCATAATTCCATGAAATATGGCTGATGGGACTGATTACAAGTTCAAGCCTCCAAATGTCTACTTTATGAATGCAGCCCTGGGAAGTAACTCAGAGGACTTGAGTTCTGCTTCTCTTCCTCTCACTGGGCCAGATCTCATCTTCAATTGACATACAGCATCCACTAGTTCTCCAGAGAAAAGAATGCCTGTTGATTCTCAACTCACTTCAGAATTTCTTACAGTTTGAACTTCCCCAGCTCTCTGATGATGTCAAAGTATGGTTTTTAAGGCTTAATTGGAGTTCTCTAGGCTTTTCCCCAgagaaaattaaacttaccaaGACTTATTACAtcctatatataattataaatatctTCTTATCCTGTTTTATAATCAAAGTTGCAAAGGAGTTGAGAGGCAAGTGCTTTGGTCCTGTTTAGAGATTACAAAGACATTCTCCCTAAGTTTAAATCATATTCTCAAGAGGATAAagagaattggtgaaaaaattcAAATCTTCTGATGTCTGACTCTTTCCCGTGTTCTCCATCATACCAAGGTAAGTTTTATAGCTCTCAGAATTCAatcataaaataagaaaccacaccCCTGAGGTAACCACAAGTTACTAAGTAGAAGGCATAGCTGTCACCATTAGGACTGGAGATCAATGGAAAGAGGTCAGGGCTATTCAAACTTGGAGCTTTGGAGTAGATTACGTGGGGTTCTAGGACCCCAACTTCTGAGGCCCAGAGAACCAGGACTCAGGATCTGAGGGTAAGTTGTTTGGTAGCTTTTCTGTATCTCTGGTGCTGATAATATTTAATAACATGCAGACTGAAAGCTACTACAGTGCGTAGATGAAAACTCTGATATGATGCTGATACAGACTTCAAGCAGTTCCCACAGGTATCCAGTCTCTCTGGTTCCCCCAAGGGAAGAAACTGCTAGGGAGGACTGCAAAGGGGTGTGATTTGTAAATTTCCTCTCTCCATGTGACAGAGCAGAATGAGAAGGGAAGGTGGTTTGGAATTGAGAGATGTCGAGTACATatgcacccccccacacacacatacacacttgaTCCATCCATGCTGTAGGCCTTTGCTAAAGAAACGCAAAGAACTATATCCATGAAATATAAACCACTAGGGTGGGATGTAAttggtggtagaatgcttgcctagtgagTGCAaggctctgaattcaatccccagtacagttaatataaagaaataacaaaacaaaCTACTAAAATTGCTTGAAATAATGAAAAGTGGGAATGAGCTAGGAATTACATATATTAAATACTGAATTTTTATGATCTTGAAATGATCTTAACTTTCTGTCAGTGCTTTCTAAaatctgcaataacatttttattgCCAGGATACTAATATTAATGGATGGGAATTTAATTGAAGATTCGGATTATTTTCCAAAAttgcaaaattttgtttttctgttcctCATAAAGTTTAAACATTGAGCTCCTCTGCCTCAGATGAAGTTGAAGTTGAAGCCCTCAGCTGTTGCAGCTCAGGTGAAGATTGATCATCCAATTCTTCCATTCCAGGTGAAATTTTATTGTCTAGCTGTTCCATATCAGGTGGAGTTTGATCACCCAACTCTTTCATCTCAGGTGAAGTTTGAGCACCCAATTGTTCCTTCTTAGATGAAGGCTGCacattttcctcttttttcttaaGCTGTGTTTTCTTTGTAATTAAAATCAAAAGCCACAAACATGTAAACAAGAGCCAATAAAGTAATATAAAAAGTGGTGTTCTCTTCCTCGCCCTCCCTTCTTGCACTTCTATTGCAGGGGGTGGACCACTGTCAACACTCCCTCCATGACCATCTCTTGTACAGTTTGGGGGCTCCCAATTAGGGTCACAATGGCAGTGATGTTTGTTGTTGCAGATCCCTTTCATAGCACAGGTCTCTGGTGAACAATTACTTGCCCACAATGACATTGAGACACATTTCCGGTGTATGCACACTTGTCCAATACCACATTCTGTGCCATCTTTCACATCACCAATATCTGGTATGGTCATCCCAAAATGATAGTCGGTACCCCAGCAGGTCACACCATTGAAGTCAATCCAATGCACAGTAGTGTGACCTCTCAAAGAGGGAATTTCTTTCACATTCTCACACTGAACTCTTCCACAGAGGAAATCTGATATGTTACACATAACATAGTGATCATCACTGAGACCACAGTTACCAAAGCGGTCACCTCGCCTGTTCATTTCTGTGTAGCAACTCTCCTGTGCACTCCTGGATTCTTTGCCAAAGATCTGTCTGCACTGTTCATCACGTGCATTGCATCTCTTCTCATGGCAGTAGCCACCGCCCATGCAACGGACCCCATCCTGCACATACACATCCTCTGGACACTCAGGTGAGGTACCACTGCACCACTCTGGAAGATCACACTCACTGACATTTTCTCTACACACTTGACCCAGTGGCAAGAGAAGGCAGTCTTCGCAACAAAGCCCAGAAGCACATTCAGCTCCAAATTTCAGAGTGCATCTTACCGAACAACATGGATGGTTTGTACACAAAATTGGGGATCCACAGTCACACTCCTCTCCTTCTTCAACCACACCATTCCCACAGCCAGTCCCCCTGAAGATGTCCTCTTGTTTTGGTGTGTTGAGCATACAGTTCATATATATAAAGTTTTCCCACATTTGAGCATAACTGCAGTTGCTGAATCTTGTGCCATCTGATCGTTCTTCAGACATTATACAATGGCGTTGCCCACATTTACATATCCATACATCATGGTACATACCCAGATTatgacccatctcatgtgctaTGGTAAGTGAGACTTCATACAGGTCATCATCTGGGAAACTATCCACTCCACATTCCAAACCAGGTATGCATACTGTTGAAGCATAGGCTAAGCCAAAATACATACCAAAATTTTGTTTTACCAAAAAATGTGCAAGATCATGTTTTATGCGAGAATCTAGGTTCTCTCTCTTCCAATTGCAAAACTCATACAGGGTTCTAAATATGTTGTTACTCACTTTAAAAAAGTTCTGTTCATTCCAGACTTCAATTCCAAGTAAAATCAAATCAACACCCAACGGACTTAACAGGGAATGTATGTTATTGACAAGCAAAAATACTTCTTGTATAACAAATGAAACATTACTTTGCTTATAAAGGAATCGCTGATAGTCTACAATCAAAATTGTTTCAAGATACCATGTGTGGGTCCACCAGCCTTCATAACCACTTTGCCTCAGAATGGAATTATCACGCCTTTGGAGCTTCAGTTGTCGTGCTAGTTCTTCTTCTGTTAGTCCACATCTCATGGATGGGAATTGTGTCTTCTCTCTGTGCATCTTATAAACCAGATGTTCAAATGTGGCAGAAAGTCTTTTGGGTTTGATTTCATAAACGGTGTCATGGATCTCTAACATACCTTGAAAGCCCCCCAAACAGGTGCTAAGAGCAACCAGGGATTCTGGGTCCCCTTCCACATAGCCATCATAGTAGCAGTCACTCTGGACAAAAGGGTGGTCCTCGAGCAGAGCACCCTGCTTTGTGTAGGTGAACACAGAGAAGGGTTTGGACACCAGAAGTTTCTTGGCCTTCATGTGGACAATGTGTTTCTTGCCTCCAAAGTGCAGACTGTAGGAGATCCAGTCACGGGGTCTCATGACCCTATTGGTGCCAGTTATCCTCAAGGGTATCACTACTTCTGGGAGGCTGTGGTGTTGAGAGTGGCCAATCTGGGCCCATCCAGAAAGGAAAAGCAAGATGCCCAGGCAGAGGTGTAGGACAGTGATCCTCATATGCACCAGGGCCTCACCCACAGCCATCATGGTTTATGACAGGAGGCAAAGGGGCAGGGCAGGAAGTGCTGTTGTCCTGTCTTCTCCCTTTGACTTGGTTGCAAGCAGCACTGACCTTTAATTGGATGTCTTCTGGCAGAGTCAATTCATCAGAGCaacacaactaaaagaaaaaatgaaaagaagggcAGAGATGGGGTGGCTAAATTATGAAAAGTCTAAGGTGGAGAAGAATAGCAGAGTATGGGTTAAAATGCATTAGTGGTTTTTTTTAGGGTATGACTCCATATAGTGCACTAGATTTGCTCTTTAGTTTTGGTGAGGTGGAGTCAGACTGTGGGAGTTGAAAAGAATGACAACTGCCCATTGGTTGAAAATTGCCATACATAGACGAAGGACTTGTGGGTTCATGAACCATTCTCTAAATACATGTACAAGTGGAAACATTTtcccaataaatatttaaaacaagagTCTGAATGAAAAGCTGAATATATACCTTGTTTTGATGAGGAATTACAATATATACAAATTGACTTGGAATAAATAATAATTGGTTGCCTTTTCTATATCAAATGACTATTTACACACACTACTCAGGAGAAATATGCAAAACAATTTTATATACATTACTTTTCTTCATGATTCTTAATATGGGCTTCCGTGCAACTAATTATGATTTGTTTGATCTTCTTCCAATTCTGTTGGATTTCCATGTCAAAGCATCAATTGTCCTTCAAAAATATTGGAATCTGCTCATAATGGATATTTTCGGGCAATAAAACAAGCAATAGTGGAGTTGGAAGGGGGAATACATAACTTGGGTTGATAGATGTTACTGAAAAGTGTTTTATATGATTACACTCATACACAAAATACTATTTTCAAAATATCTGGCCCTATATAAAGAAAAGTAGATCAAGCTAGCTGGAAGAGGAACAGAAATAGGGAGGGTGGGAGCAAAATAAAGTGTCTCTTAATATGAAAACGAAATCAATGAACCCTGGGAGAATGGAGGAAAGTTTTGGTGCAGATGATGTTGTACCAGAACATAGGCATCAAAATCCCTGGCATTTCAGGATCCTGAGGAAACTGCTCTAAGATCAACCTTCCCATGGATTTGTCTCAGAAATGACAAAACCTACAAAAATACAGATTAAACAATCATTCTGAGAGTACAAATATCCTATGATGGAAGAGTACAAATGAGAAATCTGATAATAGCACACTGCCTGTCTGCTAATACTGATTTGTTACTGTGTTATCAAGCAAAGTAGGAAAGATACTGCAGTATATGCAGTTACTGTGCAGCACACCTGGGAAACATCAAAGTGTGATACAACCTGGAATAACTTAATGATCTGTAACATAAATTTACATAATGTTTGTACCAAAGATATATTTTAAGAATCTGTTAGATTTCATTCAATAGTTTCCATATAAAATGCCTATTTTTCTTGACTTAGAGAGAGTATCCAAGGTGTTCATGACAT includes:
- the LOC143398203 gene encoding disintegrin and metalloproteinase domain-containing protein 25-like, giving the protein MAVGEALVHMRITVLHLCLGILLFLSGWAQIGHSQHHSLPEVVIPLRITGTNRVMRPRDWISYSLHFGGKKHIVHMKAKKLLVSKPFSVFTYTKQGALLEDHPFVQSDCYYDGYVEGDPESLVALSTCLGGFQGMLEIHDTVYEIKPKRLSATFEHLVYKMHREKTQFPSMRCGLTEEELARQLKLQRRDNSILRQSGYEGWWTHTWYLETILIVDYQRFLYKQSNVSFVIQEVFLLVNNIHSLLSPLGVDLILLGIEVWNEQNFFKVSNNIFRTLYEFCNWKRENLDSRIKHDLAHFLVKQNFGMYFGLAYASTVCIPGLECGVDSFPDDDLYEVSLTIAHEMGHNLGMYHDVWICKCGQRHCIMSEERSDGTRFSNCSYAQMWENFIYMNCMLNTPKQEDIFRGTGCGNGVVEEGEECDCGSPILCTNHPCCSVRCTLKFGAECASGLCCEDCLLLPLGQVCRENVSECDLPEWCSGTSPECPEDVYVQDGVRCMGGGYCHEKRCNARDEQCRQIFGKESRSAQESCYTEMNRRGDRFGNCGLSDDHYVMCNISDFLCGRVQCENVKEIPSLRGHTTVHWIDFNGVTCWGTDYHFGMTIPDIGDVKDGTECGIGQVCIHRKCVSMSLWASNCSPETCAMKGICNNKHHCHCDPNWEPPNCTRDGHGGSVDSGPPPAIEVQEGRARKRTPLFILLYWLLFTCLWLLILITKKTQLKKKEENVQPSSKKEQLGAQTSPEMKELGDQTPPDMEQLDNKISPGMEELDDQSSPELQQLRASTSTSSEAEELNV